Genomic window (Gemmatimonadales bacterium):
CAGCACCCGCTCGCGCCACACGTCGTCCTGGGCCGCGAACAGCTCCCACGACGGCATCGACACGACGCGCGTGGGAATCCCTTCTCCGTCCAGTGTCTCCGCCGCCTTGATTGCCACCTGTACTTCGCTGCCGGTCGCGATCACGATGGCGCGCGGCGGCTGTGACGGTTCACGAAGAATGTACGCGCCGCGCGCGGTTTCGCCCACGGCGTCGGCCGCCCGCGCTTGCGCCGGGAGCTTCTGCCGGGTGAGAATCAGCGCGGTCGGTCCGTCGGTGTGATGCATCGCTGCTTTCCACGCTTCGACCGTCTCGGCCGCGTCGGCGGGGCGGAGGGCCACCATCCCCGGGATGCTCCGCAGCATCGCGAGCTGTTCCACTGGTTGATGCGTCGGACCGTCTTCGCCGAGACCGATTGAATCGTGGGTGAAGATGTAGATCGGCGCCTGCTTCATCAGCGCGGCAAGGCGCACTGCCGGCTTGCAGTAGTCGAGGAAGATCAGGAATGTCGCGCCGTACGGGCGGAATCCCCCGTGCACCGCGATGCCGTTGAGCGCCGACATCATGCTGTGTTCCCGCACGCCCCAGTGCATGCGCGGCCCGGTGGTCTCGGCGTCGAAGATTTCGCCGATCTTGATATTCGTGCCGTTGCTGCCGCCGAGATCCGCGGAGCCGCCCATCAATGCGGGGACGCCCTTCGCAATCACTTCGAGCGCCTTCTGCGACGCCTGGCGCGTGGCGAGTGATTCCTTGGAGAGATCGGGGAGCGACGCCTCCCAGTTGGCCGGAAGCTCTCCGGCGAGCCGGCTCCGGAAGAGCGATGCCTCAGGGCTCCTGGCGAGCCGTGCTTCCCACGTCGACACCATCGTGTCGCCACGCGCCAGCAGCGGACGCATTTCATCGTACGCTTCGGGTGCGACGTGATACGGATCCTGCGGCCAGTGCAGGATCGCCTTGGTTCTTGCGACTTCGTCCCGGCCGAGCGGTGCGCCGTGCGCTTCCGGCGTCCCCTCCTTGGTCGGCGCGGGATTGCCGATCACGGTGCGGAGGCGGATCAGCGTCGGCCGCTCCGACTGCGACGCGGCATCGGCGAGCGCCGCATCGATCGCGGCGAGGTCGTTGCCGTCGTCGACGTGCAG
Coding sequences:
- the tkt gene encoding transketolase; this translates as MPTTAAISSKPPINDAAAWQVINSIRVLAMDAVQAADSGHPGTPMALAPVGYLLWRRHLKHAPHHPDWPDRDRFVLSCGHASLLLYSLLHLSGYDLSLDDIKNFRQWGSKTPGHPEHGHTVGVETTTGPLGQGMGNAVGMAIAERLLASQFGTDLVDHRTWVFASDGDMMEGVASEAASLAGHLQLGKLTVIYDDNQITIDGHTSITFTESVEQRFQAYGWRTLHVDDGNDLAAIDAALADAASQSERPTLIRLRTVIGNPAPTKEGTPEAHGAPLGRDEVARTKAILHWPQDPYHVAPEAYDEMRPLLARGDTMVSTWEARLARSPEASLFRSRLAGELPANWEASLPDLSKESLATRQASQKALEVIAKGVPALMGGSADLGGSNGTNIKIGEIFDAETTGPRMHWGVREHSMMSALNGIAVHGGFRPYGATFLIFLDYCKPAVRLAALMKQAPIYIFTHDSIGLGEDGPTHQPVEQLAMLRSIPGMVALRPADAAETVEAWKAAMHHTDGPTALILTRQKLPAQARAADAVGETARGAYILREPSQPPRAIVIATGSEVQVAIKAAETLDGEGIPTRVVSMPSWELFAAQDDVWRERVLPSSITARVSVEAASSFGWCRWTGSRGTAIGLDHFGASAPAERLFKEFGFTPDHVAAAVRALV